One genomic region from Anthonomus grandis grandis chromosome 1, icAntGran1.3, whole genome shotgun sequence encodes:
- the LOC126734110 gene encoding LETM1 domain-containing protein 1 isoform X2: MVLSLALSTCRCRVSFTRATPSLLCPSYQKYNQIKYLHDKSVYKTKEAKRIQFYILNRFLKYLKNYDKILEKNFPTTMKTYRVFVDGIKYFSIDTKEYFKIVMLLNSAGGNYSKLLRREIELYHQMPKDMMKVAPVIIFSALPFAFYILLPLAYAFPKQILTTHFWSTEQKENFGIDYMHNTLIHNKPVFRHLQSQVKFIKYHPKKKIFFEAWNKIVAEIGSGVQPSVDDILSCKELFQDEPYHLSYLSRNHIYHLLKVHGIHIGWFRRTRLADRAQILIEMDKAIMREGGVHNMPLEALKKCCYIRGLNPKFATQEHMIKWLTNWIKISNDIDKNTLSLLLHCPVLLGYNEQSNWCLIYPQK; this comes from the exons ATGGTATTGTCATTAGCTTTAAGTACTTGCAGGTGTAGGGTTAGTTTCACTAGAGCAACTCCATCCCTATTATGCCCAAG CTATCAAAAGTATAATCAAATAAAGTATTTGCATGACAAATCAGTGTATAAAACTAAAGAAGCAAAGAGAATACAATTCTACATCCTAAACAGATTCCTCAAGTATCTAAAAAACTAtgataaaattctggaaaaaaactttccaaccaCTATGAAAACATATAGGGTGTTTGTGGATGGTATTAAATACTTTAGCATAGAtaccaaagaatattttaaaatagtaat GCTTCTCAATAGTGCTGGGGGCAATTACTCAAAATTGCTTAGAAGAGAGATAGAGTTATATCATCAAATGCCCAAAGATATGATGAAGGTTGCACCAGTGATTATTTTTTCAGCCTTGCCATTTGCTTTTTATATTCTCCTACCCCTTGCATATGCTTTTCCCAAACAAATATTAACAACACATTTCTGGTCGACAGAACAAAAGGAAAACTTTGGGATTGATTACATGCATAACACCCTTATACATAATAAACCAGTTTTCAG GCACTTACAGTCGCaagtaaaattcataaaatatcatccaaaaaagaaaatattctttGAGGCGTGGAATAAAATTGTGGCCGAAATAGGCAGTGGTGTGCAACCATCCGTAGATGATATTTTGTCTTGTAAAGAACTGTTTCAGGATGAACCCTATCATTTATCGTATCTGAGTAGAAACCATATA tatcaCCTTCTAAAAGTGCATGGAATACATATTGGTTGGTTTAGGAGAACCAGACTGGCAGATCGGGCTCAGATTTTAATAGAAATGGATAAAGCCATAATGCGAGAGGGTGGTGTTCATAATATGCCATTAGAggccttaaaaaaatgttgctaTATTAGAG GACTTAATCCAAAGTTTGCTACTCAAGAGCATATGATCAAATGGTTGACAAATTGGATAAAAATATCTAACGACATCGACAAAAATACTCTGTCTTTGCTGCTACACTGTCCTGTATTACTGGGCTACAATGAGCAATCAAATTGGTGTTTAATTTATCCACagaagtaa
- the LOC126734110 gene encoding LETM1 domain-containing protein 1 isoform X1 has product MVLSLALSTCRCRVSFTRATPSLLCPSYQKYNQIKYLHDKSVYKTKEAKRIQFYILNRFLKYLKNYDKILEKNFPTTMKTYRVFVDGIKYFSIDTKEYFKIVMLLNSAGGNYSKLLRREIELYHQMPKDMMKVAPVIIFSALPFAFYILLPLAYAFPKQILTTHFWSTEQKENFGIDYMHNTLIHNKPVFRHLQSQVKFIKYHPKKKIFFEAWNKIVAEIGSGVQPSVDDILSCKELFQDEPYHLSYLSRNHIYHLLKVHGIHIGWFRRTRLADRAQILIEMDKAIMREGGVHNMPLEALKKCCYIRVFFLGLNPKFATQEHMIKWLTNWIKISNDIDKNTLSLLLHCPVLLGYNEQSNWCLIYPQK; this is encoded by the exons ATGGTATTGTCATTAGCTTTAAGTACTTGCAGGTGTAGGGTTAGTTTCACTAGAGCAACTCCATCCCTATTATGCCCAAG CTATCAAAAGTATAATCAAATAAAGTATTTGCATGACAAATCAGTGTATAAAACTAAAGAAGCAAAGAGAATACAATTCTACATCCTAAACAGATTCCTCAAGTATCTAAAAAACTAtgataaaattctggaaaaaaactttccaaccaCTATGAAAACATATAGGGTGTTTGTGGATGGTATTAAATACTTTAGCATAGAtaccaaagaatattttaaaatagtaat GCTTCTCAATAGTGCTGGGGGCAATTACTCAAAATTGCTTAGAAGAGAGATAGAGTTATATCATCAAATGCCCAAAGATATGATGAAGGTTGCACCAGTGATTATTTTTTCAGCCTTGCCATTTGCTTTTTATATTCTCCTACCCCTTGCATATGCTTTTCCCAAACAAATATTAACAACACATTTCTGGTCGACAGAACAAAAGGAAAACTTTGGGATTGATTACATGCATAACACCCTTATACATAATAAACCAGTTTTCAG GCACTTACAGTCGCaagtaaaattcataaaatatcatccaaaaaagaaaatattctttGAGGCGTGGAATAAAATTGTGGCCGAAATAGGCAGTGGTGTGCAACCATCCGTAGATGATATTTTGTCTTGTAAAGAACTGTTTCAGGATGAACCCTATCATTTATCGTATCTGAGTAGAAACCATATA tatcaCCTTCTAAAAGTGCATGGAATACATATTGGTTGGTTTAGGAGAACCAGACTGGCAGATCGGGCTCAGATTTTAATAGAAATGGATAAAGCCATAATGCGAGAGGGTGGTGTTCATAATATGCCATTAGAggccttaaaaaaatgttgctaTATTAGAG TGTTTTTCTTAGGACTTAATCCAAAGTTTGCTACTCAAGAGCATATGATCAAATGGTTGACAAATTGGATAAAAATATCTAACGACATCGACAAAAATACTCTGTCTTTGCTGCTACACTGTCCTGTATTACTGGGCTACAATGAGCAATCAAATTGGTGTTTAATTTATCCACagaagtaa
- the LOC126742024 gene encoding 60S ribosomal protein L14, producing the protein MPFQRFVETGRVAVVSDGPNKGKLVSIVDVIDQTRVLVDGPETNVPRGQIRINQLHLTKFRVKYPFTASTRVVRKAWKDGQVLENWENSVWAKKIAAKEKRSQLTDFDRFKLRRAKTRRNKIRTQTFLALRKTASRNGTLYGKKKMAKGGDKPRPSKKVKVEKDKPAKK; encoded by the exons ATG CCCTTCCAAAGGTTTGTGGAAACAGGCCGTGTGGCCGTCGTCTCAGATGGCCCCAACAAGGGAAAACTTGTTAGCATCGTGGACGTTATTGACCAAACCAGA GTTTTAGTCGATGGGCCTGAAACCAATGTACCAAGAGGTCAAATCAGGATAAACCAGTTACATTTGACCAAATTCAGAGTCAAGTACCCTTTCACTGCCTCTACCAGAGTTGTTCGTAAGGCATGGAAAGATGGCCAGGTTCTTGAAAACTGGGAAAACTCAGTTTGGGCTAAGAAAATTGCTGCCAAAGAAAAG aggaGTCAACTTACAGACTTTGACAGGTTCAAGCTTAGGAGAGCAAAGACCCGCAGAAATAAGATCAGAACTCAAACATTCCTTGCCCTCAGAAAAACTGCTTCAAGAAATGGAACACTCTATGGCAAAAAAAAGATGGCAAAGGGAGGAGACAAACCAAGGCCATCCAAAAAGGTCAAGGTTGAGAAGGACAAACCtgctaagaaataa